A DNA window from Mycolicibacter hiberniae contains the following coding sequences:
- a CDS encoding glutamate--cysteine ligase, whose amino-acid sequence MSSAPDSLPVNRASARSQARIEFARSPRPTIGVEWELALVDAQTRDLSNEASAVLSELGENPRVHKELLRNTVELVTGICDTTGEAIEDLRQTLATARPIVQGRGMELFGAGTHPFARWSAQKLTDAPRYAELIKRTQWWGRQMLIWGVHVHVGISSAYKVMPIITSLLQHYPHLLALSASSPWWDGHDTGYASNRAMMFQQLPTAGLPFQFQTWAEFEGFVYDQKKTGIIDHTNEIRWDIRPSPHLGTIEVRVCDGVSNLRELGALVALTHCLIVDLDRRLEADEALPTMPPWHVQENKWRAARYGLDAEIILDADSNERLVTEDLDELLNRLEPVAARLHCADELAAVADIYRTGASYQRQRRVAEEHDGDLRAVVDALVDELDSA is encoded by the coding sequence GTGTCATCGGCGCCGGATAGCCTGCCGGTCAACAGGGCTTCTGCGAGGTCGCAAGCCCGAATTGAGTTTGCCCGCAGCCCCCGGCCCACCATTGGCGTGGAATGGGAATTGGCTCTGGTCGACGCTCAGACCCGCGACCTGAGCAACGAAGCCAGCGCGGTCTTGTCCGAACTCGGCGAGAACCCGCGGGTGCACAAGGAATTGCTGCGCAACACCGTCGAGCTCGTGACGGGCATCTGCGACACCACCGGTGAGGCCATCGAAGATCTGCGCCAGACCCTGGCGACGGCCCGGCCCATCGTGCAGGGCCGGGGGATGGAGCTCTTCGGTGCCGGCACCCATCCGTTCGCCCGATGGTCGGCGCAGAAGCTGACCGATGCGCCGCGCTACGCCGAGCTGATCAAGCGCACCCAGTGGTGGGGCCGGCAGATGCTGATCTGGGGCGTGCACGTCCACGTCGGGATCTCCTCGGCGTACAAGGTGATGCCGATCATCACTTCCTTGTTGCAGCACTATCCGCACCTGCTGGCGTTGTCGGCGTCGTCGCCGTGGTGGGACGGTCACGACACCGGCTACGCCAGCAACCGCGCGATGATGTTTCAGCAGTTGCCCACCGCCGGTCTGCCGTTTCAGTTTCAGACCTGGGCGGAGTTCGAGGGTTTCGTCTACGACCAGAAGAAGACCGGGATCATCGATCACACCAACGAGATCCGCTGGGACATCCGCCCCTCGCCGCATCTGGGCACCATTGAGGTACGCGTGTGCGACGGCGTGTCCAACCTGCGCGAGCTAGGCGCACTGGTGGCGTTGACGCACTGCCTGATCGTCGACCTGGACCGGCGGCTGGAGGCCGACGAAGCCCTGCCCACCATGCCGCCCTGGCATGTGCAGGAGAACAAGTGGCGCGCGGCCCGCTACGGGCTGGACGCGGAGATCATCCTCGATGCCGACAGCAACGAGCGGTTGGTCACCGAGGACCTCGACGAGCTGCTCAACCGATTGGAGCCGGTCGCGGCGCGGCTGCACTGCGCCGATGAGTTGGCCGCTGTCGCCGACATCTACCGCACGGGCGCGTCATATCAGCGGCAGCGCCGGGTCGCCGAGGAGCACGACGGCGATCTGCGGGCCGTGGTCGACGCGCTGGTGGACGAGCTCGACAGCGCGTGA
- a CDS encoding TetR/AcrR family transcriptional regulator, with protein MTATRKAKSTDNAARRRLIEATARLMREEGYAAATSRRVAAEAGVKQALVYYYFPTMDDLFVEVLRSGADAALERMRAALTHDDPLRALWEINSDDRVTSLNTEFMALANHRKAIGAELKAYAERVRDIETAAVTVALRANDVDLQLYPPVAVSMLIAQTARSLCNESGVGVTRGHDELRALVDRLLGTLTPPRATT; from the coding sequence ATGACAGCCACACGCAAGGCCAAATCGACCGACAACGCCGCCCGTCGCCGCCTGATCGAGGCGACGGCGCGACTGATGCGTGAGGAGGGCTACGCCGCGGCGACATCGCGCCGGGTCGCGGCCGAGGCCGGGGTGAAGCAGGCTCTGGTCTACTACTACTTCCCCACCATGGACGACCTTTTCGTGGAGGTACTGCGGTCCGGAGCAGACGCCGCCCTGGAGCGGATGCGCGCCGCCCTGACCCACGACGATCCGCTTCGCGCCCTGTGGGAGATCAACAGCGATGATCGCGTGACCAGCTTAAATACCGAGTTCATGGCGCTGGCTAACCACCGCAAGGCCATCGGCGCCGAGCTCAAGGCGTATGCGGAGAGGGTGCGTGACATCGAGACCGCAGCGGTGACGGTGGCGTTGCGCGCCAACGACGTCGACCTGCAGCTCTACCCTCCCGTCGCGGTCTCGATGCTGATCGCCCAGACCGCCCGAAGTTTGTGCAATGAAAGCGGCGTCGGCGTCACCCGGGGCCATGACGAACTGCGCGCGCTGGTCGATCGTCTGCTGGGCACGCTGACACCGCCGCGGGCCACCACCTGA
- a CDS encoding LON peptidase substrate-binding domain-containing protein — MQLPMFPLEWVLLPGEELSLRIFELRYTALVGDLMRSGDPRFGVVLIARGREVGGGEQRNDVGAMATITRCTELGAGRYALRCLMGERIRVRDWLADNPYPRAVVEMWPDERSEPLTEEQFRALEDRIDALHLRMAQTGRYPVGPARGSLADAQRLRSLNPEQRLYSLACRVPMGEADRYAVLAAPALPERVAALYEAIATVSARIEFDTPR, encoded by the coding sequence ATGCAGCTGCCGATGTTCCCGCTGGAATGGGTTTTGCTGCCTGGCGAGGAACTGTCGTTGCGGATCTTCGAGCTGCGCTACACGGCGCTGGTCGGCGACCTGATGCGCAGCGGCGATCCCCGGTTCGGGGTGGTGCTGATCGCCCGTGGCCGTGAGGTGGGCGGAGGCGAGCAGCGCAACGATGTCGGCGCCATGGCCACCATCACGCGATGCACCGAGCTGGGGGCCGGCCGTTATGCGCTGCGCTGCCTGATGGGGGAGCGAATCCGGGTGCGCGACTGGCTTGCCGACAATCCCTACCCCCGCGCCGTGGTCGAGATGTGGCCCGACGAGCGGTCAGAACCGTTGACCGAAGAGCAGTTCCGCGCGCTCGAAGACCGCATCGACGCGCTGCACCTGCGGATGGCCCAGACCGGCCGGTATCCGGTTGGGCCGGCTCGAGGCAGTCTCGCGGACGCGCAGCGCCTGCGATCGCTGAATCCGGAGCAACGGCTGTATTCGCTGGCCTGCCGGGTCCCGATGGGGGAAGCTGACCGCTACGCGGTGCTGGCGGCGCCGGCGCTGCCGGAGCGGGTGGCGGCGCTTTATGAGGCGATTGCGACCGTATCGGCCCGGATCGAGTTCGATACCCCTCGTTGA
- the sodC gene encoding superoxide dismutase[Cu-Zn], translating into MVTGHRRALAAVVFATPVVLLAACSPPNEVPSDVPGTTPAIWTGSAAPSTEPAEPGASAGADNLVAHLNTPDGGQVATATFEFSKAGGKEFATVTVRTTSAGALTPGFHGLHIHAVGKCEAESVAPTGGAPGSFLSAGGHFQAPGHNEHPQSGDLTSLQVRSDGSGLLVTTTDAFTKADLLAGDGTSIIVHADDDNFANIPADRYTQVNGTPGPDQTTLTTGDAGKRIACGVIGAG; encoded by the coding sequence ATGGTCACAGGTCACCGCAGAGCTCTCGCCGCCGTCGTTTTCGCCACCCCGGTTGTACTGCTGGCGGCGTGCAGTCCCCCCAACGAGGTGCCTTCCGACGTGCCCGGCACCACTCCGGCAATCTGGACCGGCTCGGCGGCGCCGTCGACCGAACCGGCAGAGCCGGGTGCCTCGGCCGGCGCGGACAACCTCGTCGCGCACCTGAACACCCCCGATGGCGGCCAGGTCGCCACCGCGACGTTCGAGTTCAGCAAGGCCGGCGGCAAGGAGTTCGCCACCGTGACCGTGCGGACCACCAGCGCCGGGGCGCTGACCCCCGGTTTCCACGGCCTGCACATCCACGCCGTCGGCAAGTGTGAAGCCGAGTCGGTGGCCCCCACCGGCGGGGCGCCGGGCAGCTTCCTGTCGGCCGGCGGGCACTTCCAGGCGCCTGGGCACAACGAGCACCCGCAGAGCGGGGACCTGACCTCGCTGCAGGTGCGCTCCGACGGCAGTGGGCTGTTGGTGACCACCACCGACGCGTTCACCAAGGCCGACCTGCTGGCCGGGGACGGAACCTCGATCATCGTCCACGCCGACGACGACAACTTCGCCAACATCCCCGCGGACCGCTACACGCAGGTCAACGGCACGCCGGGCCCGGACCAGACCACGCTGACCACCGGGGATGCCGGAAAGCGGATTGCGTGTGGTGTCATCGGCGCCGGATAG
- a CDS encoding peptide deformylase has protein sequence MAVLPIRIVGDPVLHTPTSPVPVADDGSLPADLGDLITTMFETMDAANGVGLAANQIGVGLRLFVYDCADDRRSTTRRRGVVINPVLETSERPETMPDPDEDDEGCLSVPGESFPTGRAEWARVTGLDGDGNPVTLEGTGLFARMLQHETGHLDGLLYLDMLVGRYARGAKRTVKANGWGVPGLSWTPGDVPDPFGH, from the coding sequence ATGGCCGTCCTACCCATCCGCATTGTGGGCGATCCCGTCCTGCACACCCCCACCAGCCCGGTGCCCGTCGCCGACGACGGCTCGCTGCCGGCCGACTTGGGCGACTTGATCACCACGATGTTCGAGACCATGGACGCCGCGAACGGTGTGGGCTTGGCGGCCAATCAGATCGGCGTGGGCCTGCGGCTCTTCGTCTACGACTGCGCCGACGACCGACGGTCGACCACGCGGCGCCGCGGCGTGGTCATCAACCCGGTGCTGGAGACCTCGGAGCGGCCCGAGACCATGCCCGACCCCGACGAGGACGACGAAGGCTGCCTGTCGGTTCCCGGCGAATCGTTTCCGACCGGCCGAGCCGAATGGGCGCGAGTCACGGGTCTGGACGGTGACGGCAACCCGGTCACTCTGGAGGGCACCGGGTTGTTCGCCCGGATGTTGCAGCACGAGACCGGCCACCTCGACGGACTGCTCTACCTGGACATGCTGGTGGGCCGGTACGCCCGCGGCGCGAAGCGGACGGTCAAGGCCAACGGCTGGGGTGTCCCCGGCCTGTCGTGGACGCCGGGCGACGTACCCGATCCGTTCGGTCACTGA
- a CDS encoding DUF3263 domain-containing protein → MDGAMAQANRSGDDSEPTDGLSRREHDILAFERDWWKYAGAKEEAIKERFALSATRYYQVLNALVDRPEALAADPMLVKRLRRLRSSRQKARAARRLGFDIT, encoded by the coding sequence ATGGACGGCGCCATGGCGCAGGCGAATCGGTCAGGGGACGATTCGGAACCCACCGACGGTCTGAGCCGTCGCGAACACGACATCCTGGCCTTCGAACGAGACTGGTGGAAGTACGCGGGCGCCAAAGAGGAGGCCATCAAGGAGCGCTTCGCGTTGTCGGCCACGCGCTACTACCAAGTCCTCAACGCGCTTGTCGACCGGCCTGAGGCGCTGGCCGCCGACCCGATGCTGGTCAAACGCCTGCGTCGGCTGCGCTCCAGCCGACAGAAGGCACGTGCCGCGCGCCGCCTCGGTTTCGACATCACCTGA
- a CDS encoding LytR C-terminal domain-containing protein, with the protein MNDHVPDSSRLPLRAMVMVLLFLGTVFLLVGFQALGSSGTDDDTGQPPTAQPVTTVSAPAKPEHPVHKADVRVFNISEQPGLAGQTAERLREAGWNVTEIGNLELPEVTQTTVYFGDAEGEQDAAHSVGEVLGAAVEPRIPDVVEQPPGVIVVVAG; encoded by the coding sequence ATGAACGACCACGTTCCCGACTCCTCCCGCCTTCCGCTCCGGGCGATGGTGATGGTGCTGCTGTTCTTGGGCACCGTCTTTTTGCTGGTGGGATTCCAGGCACTCGGATCGTCGGGAACCGACGACGACACCGGCCAGCCGCCGACGGCGCAACCGGTCACCACCGTCTCGGCGCCGGCCAAGCCGGAACATCCCGTCCACAAGGCCGACGTGCGGGTCTTCAACATCTCCGAGCAGCCCGGCCTGGCCGGCCAAACGGCCGAGCGGCTACGCGAAGCCGGCTGGAACGTCACGGAGATCGGCAACCTCGAACTGCCCGAGGTAACGCAGACCACCGTCTACTTCGGCGACGCCGAAGGTGAGCAGGATGCGGCCCATTCGGTGGGCGAGGTGCTGGGAGCCGCTGTTGAGCCACGCATCCCGGACGTGGTGGAGCAGCCACCGGGCGTCATCGTGGTAGTCGCGGGTTAA